In Limisalsivibrio acetivorans, one genomic interval encodes:
- a CDS encoding ABC transporter ATP-binding protein, with translation MEPFLKLEGITKSFPGVKALDDVRLECHLGEIHTLLGENGAGKSTLMSVLAGLYKPESGRISIDGKEVRPAKPAESLSLGIGMVYQHFMLVKNHSVMENILLSLDDLPGIINRKQIARRTKEILSEFGLEIDLEEPIWKLSIGEQQWVELVKLLVRDCKVLILDEPTAVLTPQEARNLFGFLKKLKEKGKSIIFISHKMREVMELSDRVTVLKKGRTVASLEAGDFDESRLASLMIGSDDIPEWEKNPVAFDETILSVSNLCVNNDKGMADVSELSFELCKGEILGIAGVAGNGQKALAEVLTGLRDACDGVIMAGGEDVTHTRGRNSLIQMIAHIPEDRKALGIAPEMSVDENLILKSYKDAKFRSGPIQNRKAIQDNYDDLVERFAIKTGPKGSPVRLLSGGNIQKVIIARELSLNPLVLVALYPTRGLDIGSAEYVHKVIAEARDKGMSTILISEDLDELLKLSDRVAVMFRGGITGVVRPEETTREEIGLMMSGEVRNAD, from the coding sequence TTGGAACCCTTTCTTAAGCTTGAAGGAATAACAAAGAGTTTCCCCGGCGTTAAGGCACTCGACGATGTCAGGCTTGAGTGCCATCTGGGAGAGATCCACACCCTCCTCGGTGAAAACGGAGCCGGCAAGAGTACGCTTATGAGCGTCCTTGCGGGACTGTATAAGCCTGAATCAGGGCGGATAAGCATAGACGGCAAAGAGGTTCGCCCCGCTAAACCGGCGGAAAGTCTAAGCCTCGGCATAGGCATGGTGTATCAGCACTTTATGCTGGTTAAAAACCACTCCGTAATGGAAAATATCCTTCTTTCTCTGGACGACCTTCCGGGCATTATAAACAGGAAGCAGATCGCCCGCAGAACGAAAGAGATTTTGTCCGAGTTCGGTCTGGAAATAGATCTTGAGGAACCGATCTGGAAGCTCTCCATCGGCGAGCAACAGTGGGTGGAGCTGGTTAAGCTTCTGGTGCGTGACTGCAAGGTACTTATCCTTGATGAACCCACGGCGGTTCTCACGCCGCAGGAGGCAAGGAACCTCTTTGGATTCCTTAAGAAGCTCAAAGAAAAAGGAAAATCTATCATATTCATCTCCCATAAGATGCGTGAGGTTATGGAGCTTTCGGACAGGGTTACAGTGCTCAAGAAAGGAAGAACTGTGGCCAGCCTGGAGGCTGGGGATTTCGATGAATCAAGGCTTGCAAGCCTTATGATCGGCTCCGATGACATACCCGAGTGGGAGAAGAATCCCGTTGCCTTCGATGAAACAATCCTCAGCGTATCCAATCTATGCGTCAATAACGACAAAGGAATGGCGGATGTTTCCGAGTTGAGCTTCGAACTCTGCAAAGGTGAGATACTCGGTATAGCCGGTGTTGCAGGAAACGGTCAGAAAGCATTGGCAGAGGTCCTCACAGGGCTCAGGGATGCCTGCGATGGTGTGATCATGGCAGGTGGTGAGGATGTTACCCACACAAGAGGGCGTAACTCACTCATCCAGATGATTGCCCACATCCCCGAGGACAGAAAGGCTCTCGGTATTGCTCCGGAGATGAGTGTGGATGAAAATCTGATACTTAAGAGCTACAAGGATGCAAAATTCCGAAGCGGTCCCATACAAAACAGAAAGGCGATACAGGATAATTACGACGACCTTGTTGAGCGTTTCGCCATAAAGACAGGCCCTAAAGGCTCGCCTGTCAGGCTCCTTTCAGGCGGTAATATTCAGAAGGTAATCATCGCAAGGGAGCTTTCCCTCAACCCCCTCGTTCTTGTTGCTCTGTACCCGACCAGAGGGCTTGATATTGGCTCTGCGGAGTATGTGCATAAGGTTATTGCCGAGGCGAGGGATAAGGGGATGAGCACCATTCTTATCAGCGAGGATCTGGACGAGCTTCTCAAGCTCTCCGATCGGGTGGCGGTTATGTTCCGTGGAGGAATAACAGGTGTTGTAAGGCCTGAGGAGACCACCAGAGAGGAGATAGGCCTTATGATGAGCGGCGAGGTGCGCAATGC
- a CDS encoding FmdB family zinc ribbon protein: protein MPIYEYKCKKCENEFSKLVFSSTAEVKCPKCESEEVEKLISAVSSFSPGSDSSGGGCSSPSGFT, encoded by the coding sequence ATGCCGATTTACGAATACAAATGCAAAAAGTGCGAGAATGAGTTTTCGAAGCTCGTTTTCAGCTCTACTGCAGAGGTAAAGTGCCCGAAATGCGAAAGTGAGGAAGTGGAGAAGCTAATCTCTGCTGTTAGTTCCTTCTCGCCCGGTTCGGACTCTTCCGGCGGAGGCTGTTCCTCGCCTTCCGGCTTCACTTGA
- a CDS encoding BMP family ABC transporter substrate-binding protein, whose translation MKKLLAVIFVMVFAVSMASAKDIKAGFVYVGPVGDAGWTYAHDEGRKVMEELPYVTKTTFIESVPEGADSTRIITSLAKKGYNLIFTTSFGYMDPTIEVAKRNKDIVFMHCSGYKTAENVGTYFGRMYQPRYLSGIIAGKMTESDTIGYVAAFPIPEVIRGINAFTLGVRSVNPDAKVKVVWTHTWFDPGKEREAAESALDAGADVITMHQDTPAPLQAAEKRGAYAIGYNSDMSKFAPKAFLTAPVWNWEAVYTQIAEEVHNGNWESRQIWWGLDKKLVDLAPINDAVPAEVKDMVMEQYEALASGRTDVFTGPIKDQSGKVVVPSGKTMTDGEMLSMDFFVEGVQGSAK comes from the coding sequence ATGAAGAAACTTTTGGCTGTAATCTTTGTTATGGTGTTTGCCGTATCCATGGCTTCGGCAAAGGACATCAAAGCCGGGTTCGTATATGTAGGACCCGTAGGTGACGCAGGCTGGACCTATGCCCACGATGAAGGGCGCAAGGTTATGGAAGAACTCCCCTACGTTACTAAAACAACCTTTATCGAATCCGTACCCGAAGGTGCTGACTCCACAAGGATCATCACAAGCCTTGCGAAGAAAGGATACAACCTTATCTTCACCACAAGCTTTGGCTACATGGACCCCACCATCGAAGTTGCCAAGCGCAACAAAGACATCGTATTCATGCACTGCTCCGGCTACAAAACAGCCGAGAACGTGGGAACATACTTCGGACGTATGTATCAGCCCCGCTACCTTTCCGGTATCATCGCTGGTAAAATGACCGAATCCGACACCATCGGATATGTTGCCGCATTCCCCATCCCTGAGGTTATCAGGGGGATCAACGCCTTCACCCTCGGCGTTCGCAGTGTTAATCCCGATGCAAAGGTTAAGGTTGTCTGGACACACACATGGTTCGATCCCGGCAAGGAAAGAGAAGCCGCTGAATCAGCACTCGATGCAGGCGCAGACGTGATCACCATGCACCAGGATACCCCCGCTCCCCTTCAGGCTGCTGAGAAGAGAGGCGCATACGCCATCGGATACAACTCCGACATGAGCAAGTTTGCACCCAAAGCCTTCCTCACTGCACCCGTATGGAACTGGGAAGCTGTTTACACCCAGATCGCCGAGGAAGTACACAACGGCAACTGGGAATCCAGGCAGATCTGGTGGGGACTTGACAAGAAGCTTGTAGACCTTGCTCCCATCAATGATGCCGTTCCCGCAGAAGTTAAAGACATGGTTATGGAGCAGTACGAAGCTCTGGCCAGCGGCAGAACCGATGTGTTCACCGGCCCCATCAAGGACCAGAGCGGCAAGGTTGTTGTACCCTCAGGTAAAACAATGACCGATGGCGAAATGCTGAGCATGGACTTCTTCGTAGAAGGCGTTCAGGGCTCCGCCAAGTAA
- a CDS encoding TIGR03960 family B12-binding radical SAM protein, with translation MTDNSLLKVTKPSRYINHEINSFHKGEGERLDFCLIFPDVYEVGMSHIGFKQLYERLNLSDKISAERFFMPWTDAVETLGSDIFTSLESSKPLKEFDVLGFSLQYELSYTNILQTLRMSGIPLRAEDRGEDDPLVFMGGSCCANPMPLSRFADVFFIGEMEAEIAPLMEGLEQLIRKGGTRRERLEYLDTKEYTWVPSLQRDKRVKRNIHTGFSNDVTINRLIVPSMPIVQDRVAVEISRGCTRGCRFCQAGILYRPSRERSIESIAEEALSQIASSGYMEVSLLSLSAADYSRLEELLVTMAKLLEAKNTSLSLPSIRADRIRDFIFRELSRVRKSGFTIAPEAGSQRMRDAINKNLSEEEIINAVAKASYSGWNGAKLYFMIGLPGETDEDVAAIAELAGKVKRASAKGRFNVRVSISNFVPKPHTPYQWFPMNSAGEFRRKQRIVNDKLRSMRIKCSTHDTLPSILEGVFSRGDDRLCDILESVVEKGAMFDGWSEVFNAEIWHEAFEENNLTMEEFSGREFGSDEKLSWEHIDSGVTKDYLYTEYKRSFEGLITPDCREADCSACGVCDFEEIKNSYADEGLPSNPEKEERGEELNHYILRISKTGAGRFMSAIESTRLFVHAARIAGLPLGFTKGFNPQPKMRYLIPPPVGVDAFNDLMGIEAADFGGLDSMRDTLNDILPEGFVVKEILPLRANEKKHTFAGRFRLGGDLSATLNELMEQGKNYYIRKDKKGRDKQIILDEFLLARGDDWIVLSSGQKGSFNLLEFFSQNGLDKAELDVSRTNLYIIPREDC, from the coding sequence ATGACAGATAATTCACTGCTGAAGGTTACAAAACCTTCAAGGTACATCAACCACGAGATCAACTCCTTCCATAAAGGGGAGGGGGAGAGGCTTGATTTCTGCCTCATATTCCCCGATGTTTACGAAGTAGGCATGAGCCATATTGGCTTTAAACAGCTTTATGAGAGGCTTAACCTCTCGGATAAGATCAGCGCAGAGCGTTTCTTCATGCCCTGGACCGATGCCGTTGAAACCCTTGGTTCGGATATTTTCACCAGCCTCGAAAGCTCAAAGCCATTAAAGGAATTCGATGTTCTGGGCTTCTCGCTCCAGTACGAGCTATCCTACACCAATATCCTGCAGACACTCAGGATGTCCGGTATCCCCCTCCGTGCCGAGGACAGGGGTGAGGATGATCCCCTCGTGTTCATGGGTGGTTCCTGCTGTGCGAACCCTATGCCACTCAGCCGTTTTGCCGATGTCTTTTTCATAGGGGAGATGGAGGCTGAGATAGCCCCCTTGATGGAGGGGCTGGAACAGCTTATCCGCAAAGGGGGAACGAGGCGTGAGAGGCTTGAGTACCTTGATACAAAGGAGTACACGTGGGTGCCGTCACTCCAACGTGACAAACGGGTTAAAAGGAACATTCACACTGGTTTCAGTAACGATGTAACGATAAACAGGCTCATCGTACCCTCCATGCCCATCGTGCAGGACAGGGTTGCTGTGGAGATCTCCAGAGGTTGCACAAGGGGCTGCCGCTTCTGCCAGGCCGGCATACTATACCGACCCTCCCGTGAGCGAAGTATAGAGAGTATCGCCGAGGAAGCGTTGAGCCAGATAGCCTCCAGCGGTTACATGGAGGTTTCTCTCCTCTCACTCTCTGCGGCGGACTACAGCCGCCTTGAAGAGCTTCTGGTAACCATGGCAAAACTCCTTGAGGCGAAGAACACATCCCTCTCACTCCCCTCCATAAGGGCGGACAGGATACGTGATTTTATCTTCAGGGAGCTTTCAAGGGTTCGTAAATCTGGCTTCACCATAGCTCCAGAGGCGGGATCCCAGCGTATGCGTGATGCCATAAACAAGAACTTGAGCGAAGAAGAGATCATAAACGCCGTGGCGAAGGCCTCCTATTCCGGGTGGAATGGTGCCAAGCTCTATTTCATGATAGGCCTGCCCGGTGAAACCGATGAGGATGTTGCCGCCATTGCAGAGCTCGCCGGAAAGGTGAAGAGAGCCTCCGCCAAGGGACGGTTTAATGTCCGTGTCTCCATATCGAATTTTGTACCCAAGCCCCATACGCCGTACCAGTGGTTTCCGATGAACAGTGCGGGGGAGTTCCGCAGGAAGCAGAGGATAGTTAACGACAAGCTCCGCTCCATGCGCATAAAGTGCAGTACCCATGACACCCTTCCCAGTATCCTTGAGGGTGTTTTCTCACGGGGTGACGACAGGCTGTGCGATATACTTGAAAGTGTGGTGGAGAAGGGGGCGATGTTCGACGGCTGGTCAGAGGTTTTCAACGCTGAGATATGGCATGAGGCCTTCGAGGAAAATAACCTCACCATGGAGGAGTTCTCCGGCAGAGAGTTTGGCAGTGATGAGAAGCTCTCCTGGGAACACATAGATTCCGGCGTAACAAAGGATTATCTTTATACTGAATATAAGAGGAGCTTTGAGGGGCTGATAACCCCCGACTGCCGTGAGGCGGACTGCTCCGCATGCGGTGTCTGCGATTTCGAAGAGATAAAGAACAGCTACGCAGACGAAGGACTCCCCTCCAACCCGGAGAAGGAGGAGAGGGGTGAGGAGCTTAATCACTATATCCTCCGCATCTCAAAGACAGGTGCGGGGCGTTTCATGTCTGCCATAGAATCCACACGCTTGTTTGTCCATGCTGCCAGAATAGCCGGTCTACCCCTCGGCTTCACAAAGGGGTTTAACCCCCAGCCGAAGATGCGCTATCTTATTCCCCCTCCTGTGGGGGTTGATGCCTTTAATGACCTCATGGGTATCGAGGCGGCGGACTTCGGCGGTCTGGATTCGATGCGGGATACCCTCAACGATATCCTCCCTGAAGGCTTTGTTGTTAAAGAGATCCTCCCCTTGAGAGCCAATGAAAAGAAGCATACCTTCGCAGGGCGCTTCCGTTTAGGCGGAGATCTATCCGCCACGCTCAATGAGCTTATGGAACAGGGAAAGAACTATTACATAAGAAAGGACAAAAAGGGGCGTGATAAGCAGATTATCCTTGATGAATTCCTGCTCGCCAGAGGTGATGACTGGATAGTTCTCTCCTCAGGTCAGAAGGGTTCCTTCAATCTTCTGGAATTCTTCTCCCAGAACGGACTGGATAAGGCGGAGCTGGATGTTTCCAGAACAAACCTTTACATAATCCCGAGGGAAGATTGCTGA
- a CDS encoding TIGR02757 family protein: protein MLKKAELHRPFFEELYSRYNRKEYIDTDPIFYPHTIGGSTEFVSLAASCFAYGNVKAIKGFLLSYFNEYGTDPGDIQDKPTELYYRFQKPEDVRAFSLAVRELYQRFGSVEDAFYSFSSDPEEALITFVNHMKGEGERFGAGRGYAFLFPDPVKSGAKRFRMFMRWMIRSDEIDFGLWKKFQSAGLQFPIDTHILRFAYNRGIIKTTAGTRKNLETVTNFFREMNPEDPAKYDFSLTRLGIAGGCRYEKGETCSDCDIFGVCPF from the coding sequence TTGCTGAAAAAAGCAGAACTCCACAGGCCGTTCTTTGAGGAACTGTACAGCCGTTATAACCGTAAAGAGTATATCGATACAGACCCGATCTTCTACCCCCACACCATAGGGGGGAGTACGGAATTTGTGTCTCTGGCGGCAAGCTGTTTCGCCTATGGAAATGTGAAGGCGATCAAAGGTTTTCTGCTATCCTATTTCAATGAATACGGAACGGATCCAGGGGATATTCAGGATAAACCCACAGAACTTTACTACCGCTTTCAGAAGCCGGAGGATGTAAGAGCTTTCAGCCTTGCAGTGCGCGAGCTTTACCAGCGATTCGGTTCCGTGGAGGATGCCTTCTACAGCTTCTCCTCCGACCCCGAGGAGGCCCTCATCACCTTTGTGAACCATATGAAAGGCGAGGGTGAGCGTTTCGGCGCAGGGAGGGGGTATGCCTTCCTTTTCCCCGATCCTGTGAAGTCTGGAGCTAAACGTTTCCGTATGTTTATGCGATGGATGATCCGCAGCGACGAGATAGATTTCGGTCTGTGGAAAAAATTTCAAAGTGCGGGGTTGCAATTTCCAATAGATACGCATATATTAAGATTCGCATACAATAGAGGGATCATTAAAACAACTGCGGGAACGAGGAAAAACCTTGAAACTGTAACGAACTTTTTCAGGGAAATGAACCCAGAGGATCCTGCAAAATATGATTTTTCCCTTACAAGGCTAGGCATAGCCGGCGGATGCAGGTATGAGAAAGGGGAAACATGCTCAGATTGCGATATTTTCGGTGTTTGTCCCTTCTAA
- the trxA gene encoding thioredoxin has product MAVELNESSFQSEVLESDVPVVVDFWAVWCGPCRMLTPTIEALAGEYEGKIKVAKVNVDENQQLAAKYGIMSIPTVMVFNEGKVAEQFIGVQPKGVYEDAVKKYI; this is encoded by the coding sequence ATGGCTGTAGAACTTAACGAATCAAGCTTCCAGAGCGAGGTTCTTGAAAGCGATGTTCCCGTAGTTGTAGATTTCTGGGCAGTTTGGTGCGGACCTTGCCGTATGCTTACCCCCACTATCGAAGCGCTTGCAGGCGAATACGAAGGCAAGATAAAGGTAGCCAAGGTAAACGTTGATGAAAACCAGCAGCTCGCCGCCAAGTACGGCATCATGAGCATCCCCACTGTTATGGTTTTTAACGAAGGTAAAGTTGCAGAGCAGTTTATCGGCGTTCAGCCCAAGGGTGTTTACGAGGACGCTGTTAAGAAATACATCTAA